One Cytobacillus luteolus genomic window carries:
- a CDS encoding nuclease-related domain-containing protein — translation MIIKPRTKPLSLLKLEALLRRLPQTHPKRPKIEEDFAKRLAGYKGEQSLDFYLSLLPEQDIHIFHDLRLPYKNHHFQMDTLLVTSSFISILEAKHFKGTIIFDQAFSQMIRILDDKEEAYPDPIQQAKSHRNKLQGLLERFNIPPLPIIPLVVITNSYSLLKPSQSASKLPSMVIRSSLLPEKIEDIKLKHKEDILSKNEIKKLSKGLIKLNTPLDQDILEVYRLSEQDLLSGVHCPSCFALPIMKKRGKWVCPACATESQDAHIFSLYDYSLLIGSTITNQKARKFLNLASESTTKKLLRSLQSPYSGIKKGREYYLCFEKYMSNP, via the coding sequence TTGATTATAAAACCCCGAACAAAACCATTATCGCTGTTGAAATTAGAGGCTTTACTAAGAAGATTACCCCAAACTCATCCCAAGCGTCCTAAAATTGAAGAGGATTTTGCTAAAAGGTTAGCTGGATACAAGGGTGAACAATCCCTAGATTTTTATCTTAGCCTCCTACCAGAACAGGACATCCACATTTTCCACGATCTACGACTTCCATATAAAAATCATCACTTTCAGATGGACACACTACTAGTTACATCCTCATTTATTAGTATTCTCGAAGCAAAACATTTTAAAGGGACTATCATTTTTGATCAAGCCTTCAGCCAAATGATTCGTATATTGGATGATAAGGAGGAGGCTTATCCTGATCCCATTCAGCAAGCAAAAAGTCATAGGAACAAGCTACAAGGCTTGTTGGAAAGATTCAACATCCCTCCTCTTCCAATCATCCCACTGGTTGTGATTACAAACTCATACTCACTACTTAAGCCATCCCAAAGTGCATCCAAACTCCCTTCAATGGTTATCCGTAGCTCTTTACTTCCAGAAAAAATAGAGGATATAAAACTAAAACACAAAGAAGATATACTTTCAAAGAACGAAATTAAGAAACTTTCAAAAGGACTAATCAAGCTTAACACTCCTCTAGACCAAGATATACTCGAAGTGTACCGTCTATCAGAGCAGGACCTCCTATCAGGTGTCCATTGTCCAAGTTGCTTCGCTCTTCCAATAATGAAGAAGAGAGGGAAGTGGGTGTGCCCGGCGTGTGCAACAGAATCCCAGGATGCTCATATTTTCTCGCTGTATGATTACTCCCTCCTCATTGGCTCAACCATTACCAATCAAAAAGCTAGAAAATTTCTGAATCTAGCTTCAGAATCAACGACAAAAAAGCTCCTCAGATCTCTACAATCTCCTTACTCTGGTATTAAAAAAGGTAGAGAATACTATCTATGCTTTGAAAAATATATGTCGAATCCTTAG
- a CDS encoding recombinase family protein — protein sequence MKRLSKGHAYLRTSGEINPADSIDNQRFFIEDYGLAHGIEIVEYLVDEKRTGTNQNRTSFQKLLILINNGLVDIILVTTFDRLGRNNIELALFLIKLKSLGNIKDI from the coding sequence TTGAAGAGACTATCAAAGGGACATGCATACCTACGGACATCGGGAGAAATAAACCCAGCTGATAGTATAGATAACCAACGTTTCTTTATAGAAGATTATGGACTGGCACATGGGATTGAAATAGTAGAGTACTTAGTTGATGAAAAAAGGACAGGAACAAATCAAAATAGAACATCGTTCCAAAAATTATTAATATTAATTAATAATGGTTTAGTCGATATTATTTTGGTAACCACGTTTGATAGATTAGGCCGGAACAATATTGAACTTGCACTATTTTTAATTAAGTTAAAATCTTTAGGCAACATTAAAGATATCTAA
- a CDS encoding recombinase family protein, producing the protein MKRKALGYARKSIRPYGIEDQNESVQYQIHQIKEYCEVNGLELIETFSDIGYSGVLKHRPELDKMLKLLKNEEENINILVIYTQDRLARDLLTSIELFNEITELVEEVVFVEENLTTESHHFRESFLMKAAFAAVDRRKVKQKLRLGRMSKVVNSGLYRSTYKPIGYIQLNKKELLLATNERTLDKSLKVDLIIVQSIFLAYLSHMSLRSITKWLNEEFGLTKKGKEWDYKSVKYILQNPIYAGIISGVFVKRQNLEPVNTVEPLLTLETFHFIKEKLNMEVSGNKRKIKKYIPDISICINCIMPLKVNGPELKCPSCRNNLDIDLYIYLVRNEFIDILENGFKQVKVDGLFMEK; encoded by the coding sequence ATGAAAAGAAAAGCCTTAGGCTATGCTAGGAAATCAATACGACCCTACGGGATTGAAGACCAAAATGAATCTGTTCAATATCAGATTCATCAAATTAAAGAGTATTGTGAAGTTAATGGTTTAGAGTTGATTGAAACATTTAGTGATATAGGATATTCTGGTGTACTAAAACATCGTCCGGAATTAGATAAAATGCTTAAGTTGCTGAAAAATGAAGAGGAAAATATAAATATCCTAGTTATCTATACACAAGATCGTCTTGCAAGGGACCTTCTTACAAGTATTGAATTGTTTAATGAGATTACTGAATTAGTTGAAGAAGTAGTATTTGTAGAAGAAAATTTAACTACAGAATCCCATCACTTCAGGGAATCGTTTCTAATGAAAGCTGCGTTTGCTGCAGTTGATAGGAGAAAGGTTAAACAAAAACTAAGGTTGGGTAGAATGTCGAAGGTTGTGAATAGTGGACTATACCGTTCAACTTATAAACCCATTGGCTATATTCAACTTAATAAAAAAGAGCTTTTATTAGCAACTAATGAAAGGACTCTTGATAAGAGTCTAAAGGTTGATCTAATCATTGTTCAATCTATATTTCTAGCTTATTTATCCCATATGAGTTTAAGGAGTATAACAAAATGGTTAAATGAAGAGTTTGGGTTAACAAAAAAGGGAAAGGAATGGGATTATAAATCGGTAAAATATATCCTTCAAAATCCAATATATGCCGGAATAATATCAGGTGTATTTGTAAAGAGACAAAATCTAGAACCAGTTAATACAGTGGAACCCCTATTAACCCTAGAAACATTCCATTTCATAAAAGAGAAACTAAATATGGAAGTAAGTGGGAACAAAAGAAAAATAAAAAAATATATACCTGATATATCAATTTGTATAAATTGTATTATGCCTTTGAAGGTAAATGGTCCTGAGTTAAAATGTCCTTCATGCCGAAATAATCTTGATATTGACTTGTATATTTACTTAGTAAGAAATGAGTTTATAGATATACTTGAAAATGGATTTAAACAAGTTAAGGTTGATGGATTATTTATGGAAAAGTGA
- a CDS encoding muramidase family protein, translating to MFLSHKVTELEEETIVTLYLDPQLTEYADEFSAKKEEQSFKYSVFQYVQTHLPSVKATAIRVMAGSILVTVIPFSTDKVSANEPTATAVNVNAATTYIVKPGDSLYLISKQLGISVDSLKQANNLTSDIIHVGQVLKVPTVGQKSSDTSVVLKGPKGEIGYVKVVKRINLWKRDVNGKLEFVRVLNPGERYRVYGEDQKYGGQYDVGARHYITKMAGYIEFEGVSNTVVKEPTQTSLPTPDTDVRGPRGEIGHIHIKKRINLWKRVNGKLEYVRVLNPGEVYRVYRMDDRFGGQFDVGSNHFITNMSGFVDFRPLQPVTQETVGSFYTVQTNDTLSGIALKFKTSVQKIKELNGLTTDTIFVGQRLKIEGDVPSLTSKTYISHTVSQGDTIWGLSVKYGIPQSELLKDNSLTTQSVLRIGQQLRIPQYQIAVKETPTLNHGEYVDWWTEAQYLFPIGAVATVTDFQTGVSFKVKRTIGANHADCEPLTATDTEIAKGLWGGFSWKERAVVVDVNGRKLAASMSFMPHDVQYITNNNFNGHFDIHFNNSTRHIDGKIDVAHQEQIRIAAGSS from the coding sequence ATGTTCCTATCTCATAAAGTAACTGAATTAGAAGAAGAAACAATTGTTACGTTATATTTAGATCCACAACTTACGGAATATGCAGATGAATTTTCAGCTAAAAAAGAAGAGCAGAGTTTTAAATATAGTGTTTTTCAATATGTACAGACCCATTTACCGTCGGTTAAAGCAACTGCAATCCGAGTTATGGCGGGTTCTATTTTAGTAACAGTTATTCCATTTTCCACAGATAAAGTTTCAGCTAATGAACCAACTGCAACAGCTGTTAATGTTAACGCTGCAACTACATATATAGTCAAACCGGGGGATTCATTATATTTAATCAGTAAGCAACTTGGTATATCAGTTGACTCGTTGAAACAGGCAAACAACTTAACAAGCGACATAATCCATGTGGGACAAGTGTTAAAAGTTCCAACTGTTGGCCAAAAATCATCTGACACTTCGGTCGTTCTCAAAGGACCTAAAGGAGAAATTGGTTATGTGAAAGTCGTTAAACGTATTAATCTATGGAAAAGGGATGTTAACGGTAAACTTGAATTTGTACGAGTACTAAATCCGGGTGAACGATACCGTGTTTATGGTGAAGACCAGAAGTATGGTGGACAGTATGATGTAGGTGCCCGGCACTACATAACCAAAATGGCAGGCTACATAGAGTTTGAGGGTGTTTCAAATACAGTAGTGAAAGAACCAACTCAAACAAGTTTGCCTACTCCTGATACTGATGTGAGAGGACCACGTGGGGAAATTGGTCATATTCATATTAAAAAACGAATTAATCTCTGGAAGCGTGTAAATGGGAAACTTGAGTATGTGAGGGTACTAAATCCCGGAGAGGTGTATCGCGTATACCGGATGGATGATCGTTTTGGGGGCCAGTTTGATGTTGGAAGCAATCACTTTATTACAAATATGAGTGGTTTTGTTGATTTTCGTCCGTTACAACCAGTTACTCAGGAAACAGTCGGAAGCTTTTACACAGTACAAACTAATGATACGCTCTCTGGCATCGCTCTAAAATTTAAAACGTCTGTACAGAAGATAAAAGAGCTGAATGGATTGACTACGGATACTATATTCGTGGGGCAAAGGCTGAAAATTGAGGGGGATGTGCCTTCACTTACAAGCAAGACGTATATCTCACATACTGTTAGCCAGGGAGACACAATTTGGGGCTTGTCAGTTAAGTATGGAATCCCACAAAGTGAATTATTAAAGGATAACAGCTTAACAACGCAGTCTGTCCTTCGAATTGGACAACAGCTTCGTATCCCACAATATCAAATAGCCGTAAAAGAAACACCAACCCTAAATCACGGAGAATATGTAGATTGGTGGACTGAGGCTCAGTATCTTTTTCCAATAGGAGCGGTTGCAACCGTTACTGATTTTCAAACAGGAGTATCTTTTAAAGTGAAAAGAACCATTGGTGCAAACCATGCCGATTGTGAGCCTTTAACAGCTACCGACACCGAGATTGCAAAAGGGCTCTGGGGAGGATTTAGCTGGAAAGAACGAGCAGTTGTTGTAGATGTAAATGGACGGAAATTAGCAGCCTCGATGAGCTTTATGCCACATGATGTGCAATATATTACTAATAATAACTTTAATGGACACTTTGATATCCACTTTAATAACAGTACAAGGCACATTGATGGAAAAATTGATGTGGCTCATCAAGAACAAATAAGAATAGCTGCAGGATCTAGTTGA
- a CDS encoding phosphodiester glycosidase family protein has translation MWRKIVVSLMIVGLLIGTPTISQAAHVKGVYWDGLLMVKGQVGKVKVIKPINLWQRVGDKLVFSRILKPGEQYRVYRYDNKFGGQYGLGGGYYITNMAGFIEYKTPSKRKLAELEALYPTMPGKVTLSNGEVTSQLSKKVAPGVTETSLAVNHSRGKQQIHVLDFNPSIQNMSMQTSLAKGQLFGLETVSSQAKNNSSTAHTVIGGVNGDYFDSNGTPIDLMMQNGEILATSRTPLDQLAVFGVKANGYGIIGSPEVSLNVSINGQTTYKIDSINRIRSANHLVVYTPHFSTTTRTNQLGTEVILTNLSGSISGNGKLTGTVAEVQIGKGSAALSSGQVILSGHHLASDYLKTAKPGDQIEISSSFTDPKWHDVKEAIGGRYRLVSNGNVVKWDITGAHPRTAIGIKRDGKIFTLVVDGRSTTSVGMTLSELAVLMKDLGAVDAMTFDGGGSSTLVARQAGEQNVSVVNKPSDGFERSVANSLLFISKWAVGPLHELIVNPSEVTLFAGATYNNLNLSVKGVDVSYNPVALSNPATITSPVFASVTNGIYKIVDTPTEAQITAKSGSITNTVKAKVVNTLEKIDFKQPDIMINKNETITLTPNGIVGGKVIVTDPTIYIWNVSNNIGTVSKTGVFTAGTKDGIGTITATAGGVTSTINVTVGVPENVVLADFEKGIGNWTASGARYNTATIELATDQVKFGVHSLKINYDFTGTSGTSGVYAGPSQAIAISGQPKKIGMWVYGDGQGHWLRSQLRDKNGQEVHLDFTKNLDWVGWKYVEAVVPTTVAYPVSLEMPVRYMETNDANKNAGTIYIDHIQAIYK, from the coding sequence ATGTGGAGAAAGATAGTCGTTAGTTTAATGATTGTAGGACTTTTAATTGGAACACCTACAATCTCCCAAGCGGCACATGTTAAAGGTGTTTATTGGGATGGATTGTTAATGGTTAAAGGACAAGTAGGGAAAGTTAAAGTCATTAAACCTATAAATCTATGGCAACGTGTTGGTGACAAATTAGTATTTTCAAGAATCTTAAAACCAGGTGAACAATATCGTGTATATCGATATGATAACAAGTTTGGTGGACAATATGGTTTAGGTGGCGGTTATTACATAACCAATATGGCTGGGTTTATAGAATATAAAACCCCTTCAAAACGAAAGTTAGCTGAACTAGAGGCGTTATACCCTACAATGCCTGGAAAAGTGACATTATCAAATGGTGAAGTGACTTCTCAACTATCGAAAAAGGTTGCTCCAGGTGTGACTGAAACATCATTAGCAGTGAATCATTCACGAGGTAAACAACAAATTCATGTGTTAGACTTTAATCCATCTATTCAAAATATGAGCATGCAAACTTCATTAGCTAAAGGACAGTTATTTGGATTAGAAACCGTCAGTAGTCAAGCAAAAAATAACAGTAGTACAGCACACACAGTTATTGGTGGGGTAAACGGCGACTATTTTGATAGCAATGGTACCCCAATTGATTTGATGATGCAAAATGGTGAGATTTTGGCAACGAGTCGTACTCCACTAGATCAATTGGCTGTTTTTGGCGTGAAAGCGAATGGTTACGGAATCATTGGAAGTCCGGAAGTATCCCTTAATGTTAGTATTAATGGACAAACTACTTATAAAATAGATTCAATTAATCGGATCAGAAGTGCAAATCATTTAGTCGTGTACACACCTCATTTTTCAACTACAACAAGAACCAACCAACTAGGTACTGAGGTTATTTTAACCAATTTATCAGGTAGTATTAGTGGTAATGGGAAATTAACAGGAACTGTAGCTGAAGTTCAAATTGGTAAAGGTAGTGCAGCCCTTTCGAGTGGACAAGTCATTCTTTCTGGACACCATCTTGCTAGTGATTATTTAAAGACGGCAAAGCCTGGTGATCAAATTGAAATTTCATCTTCTTTTACAGACCCAAAATGGCATGATGTGAAGGAAGCAATTGGTGGCAGATATAGACTTGTTAGTAATGGAAATGTTGTAAAGTGGGATATAACAGGAGCTCATCCGAGAACTGCGATCGGCATTAAAAGGGATGGGAAAATCTTCACACTTGTTGTGGACGGAAGAAGCACAACAAGTGTTGGGATGACATTATCTGAGCTTGCGGTTTTGATGAAGGATCTTGGAGCAGTTGATGCAATGACGTTTGATGGTGGTGGGTCATCAACTCTTGTTGCACGTCAAGCTGGTGAACAGAATGTGAGTGTCGTTAACAAACCATCAGATGGATTTGAGCGTTCTGTAGCGAATTCCTTACTTTTCATTAGTAAGTGGGCAGTTGGACCACTTCATGAATTAATCGTAAACCCTAGTGAGGTAACCCTATTTGCAGGTGCAACCTATAATAATCTTAATCTATCAGTGAAAGGTGTAGATGTTTCGTATAATCCAGTTGCTCTATCGAATCCAGCAACAATTACATCTCCTGTATTTGCATCGGTAACAAATGGAATTTATAAAATAGTAGATACGCCAACAGAGGCTCAAATTACGGCAAAGTCTGGTTCAATAACTAATACAGTCAAAGCTAAAGTTGTGAACACACTAGAGAAAATTGATTTTAAACAACCAGATATTATGATAAATAAAAATGAAACAATTACATTAACGCCAAACGGAATAGTTGGCGGCAAAGTAATCGTAACTGACCCAACTATTTATATATGGAATGTTAGTAATAACATTGGTACAGTAAGTAAAACTGGTGTCTTTACGGCTGGAACAAAGGATGGTATTGGTACGATTACAGCTACTGCTGGTGGCGTGACGTCTACAATCAATGTTACAGTTGGTGTGCCTGAAAATGTAGTATTAGCTGATTTTGAAAAAGGTATTGGTAATTGGACGGCTTCTGGTGCGCGCTATAACACTGCAACAATTGAATTAGCAACCGACCAGGTGAAATTTGGCGTTCATTCTTTAAAAATTAACTATGATTTCACAGGGACATCGGGTACATCAGGTGTCTATGCAGGTCCATCTCAAGCAATTGCTATAAGTGGACAGCCTAAGAAGATTGGAATGTGGGTTTACGGTGATGGCCAGGGGCACTGGCTACGATCACAATTACGAGATAAAAATGGCCAAGAGGTTCATCTTGATTTTACAAAAAATCTAGATTGGGTTGGTTGGAAGTATGTTGAGGCAGTGGTTCCTACAACTGTTGCTTACCCAGTAAGTTTGGAAATGCCTGTAAGATACATGGAAACAAACGACGCAAATAAAAACGCTGGTACAATTTATATTGACCATATTCAAGCCATTTATAAATAA
- a CDS encoding trypsin-like peptidase domain-containing protein, which produces MKRFSSILLVVILLASTLLSVGKPVSAADRYKDAEQLVQIAERFAGALKWEISLEYRQTKYSKDPITYPNMTLYNQTKLAMINAQNALKYLSSSQKVPLEKRLQENVTIHFTRTQAYIDAITSGRKIIDKTQAYYSLYGLNPADDQTEQAYHDLSSEIRKQAILLYRVYGKSTRDAILEKFKTPGENARQATKFAISTKIEIDKLSKLLQNNASSATIEQQATIVRNLLNEISNLQVQSSLNTKFISVYTNSTLTPSTLPTLTLKDIIKFEKSVVMIEVYDENDEYLGQGSGFVVGKSLIATNYHVIEGAKYIEVLSDTGEVIAIEGVAHYDYDKDLALLKTSKVMSLTPLSLGTAAILQKGDPIVTIGSPEGLINTVSTGIISGLRDYEYDGFTQKFIQFSAPITYGSSGGPLFTMDGMVVGINTFGYGDGNLNFAVIIDEIKSVINDLNKLQHSSIVVIPYSDLPVSQEEYPVAEETPVTGETGAFDPGKMHLKDLVRDSVIHPTLPSIYFLNENKDLVELNYETGGERRITFNLVPERLYFANNEIYVTLLKGAHDSTWWDENQEGAIAIVDAESFLLSDQFNIDLDPYDIVADSQSIYVTSGSGQWTSMKSYDRETLLETSRVNIRQQSYLELHPNEDKLYAITTDSSPRNMEMFRIVNGVLSGGSTRSPYHGTYPQNVNYAISPDGKYIFNGSGVVFYASDSNETNMHYVTKLYHSFSEITFGLENNQFFTSTKNSLDIYDYTTMQRVKRYEMDSDIHRMFYRNGQLIVISKETVFNLPKYAVSVYDVVGNEIY; this is translated from the coding sequence TTGAAAAGGTTTAGTTCCATTTTACTAGTAGTTATCCTATTAGCTTCTACACTATTGTCTGTCGGTAAACCAGTTTCAGCTGCTGATAGATATAAAGACGCTGAACAATTAGTACAAATAGCAGAACGATTTGCTGGTGCACTTAAATGGGAAATTTCGTTAGAATATCGTCAAACCAAATATTCTAAGGACCCAATCACCTATCCAAATATGACTTTGTATAATCAAACAAAGTTAGCAATGATTAATGCCCAAAATGCTTTAAAATACCTATCTTCTAGTCAAAAAGTACCATTAGAAAAAAGGCTACAAGAAAATGTAACGATTCATTTTACTAGAACTCAGGCTTATATTGATGCAATTACGTCTGGTAGGAAAATAATTGATAAGACCCAAGCTTATTATAGCTTATATGGTTTAAATCCAGCAGACGATCAAACCGAACAAGCCTATCATGACTTATCTAGTGAAATTAGAAAGCAGGCTATCTTACTTTACAGAGTGTATGGAAAGTCTACACGCGATGCTATTTTAGAAAAATTTAAGACTCCTGGTGAGAATGCACGACAAGCAACGAAATTTGCTATCAGTACAAAAATTGAGATAGATAAATTAAGTAAGTTACTCCAAAATAATGCTAGTTCTGCAACTATTGAGCAACAAGCAACTATTGTTAGAAATCTATTAAATGAGATAAGTAATTTACAAGTTCAGTCTAGTCTAAATACTAAATTTATAAGTGTTTATACGAACTCTACACTAACACCATCCACACTACCAACTTTAACTCTAAAAGATATTATTAAATTTGAGAAAAGTGTAGTTATGATTGAAGTCTATGATGAAAATGATGAGTACCTAGGACAAGGTAGTGGATTTGTTGTTGGTAAAAGTCTTATAGCTACTAACTATCATGTGATCGAAGGCGCTAAATATATTGAGGTTTTATCAGATACAGGTGAAGTAATTGCGATTGAAGGGGTTGCCCATTATGACTATGATAAAGATCTTGCACTATTAAAAACTAGTAAAGTAATGAGTTTAACACCTTTATCATTGGGAACAGCAGCTATACTTCAAAAAGGAGACCCTATTGTAACAATTGGTAGTCCAGAAGGTTTAATAAATACTGTATCTACTGGAATTATAAGTGGGTTAAGAGACTATGAGTATGACGGATTCACACAAAAGTTTATCCAATTTTCCGCTCCTATAACTTATGGAAGCTCTGGTGGACCCTTATTTACGATGGATGGAATGGTAGTTGGTATTAATACGTTTGGTTATGGTGATGGTAACCTTAACTTCGCGGTTATAATTGATGAAATTAAAAGTGTGATAAATGATTTAAATAAGTTACAACACTCTTCAATTGTGGTTATTCCATATTCAGATTTACCTGTATCTCAGGAAGAATATCCTGTGGCAGAGGAAACACCTGTAACTGGAGAGACAGGAGCTTTTGACCCTGGAAAAATGCACCTTAAAGACCTTGTCAGAGATTCAGTTATACACCCTACTCTACCAAGCATTTATTTTCTAAATGAAAACAAAGATTTAGTAGAATTAAACTATGAAACAGGTGGGGAAAGAAGAATTACCTTTAACCTTGTTCCTGAACGGTTATACTTTGCAAATAACGAAATTTATGTAACCCTCTTAAAAGGCGCTCATGACTCAACCTGGTGGGATGAAAATCAAGAAGGCGCAATTGCAATTGTTGACGCGGAAAGCTTCTTATTGTCAGATCAATTTAACATCGATCTAGATCCCTACGATATTGTAGCTGATTCGCAGAGCATTTATGTAACTTCTGGTTCTGGTCAATGGACAAGCATGAAGAGCTATGATCGTGAAACATTACTAGAAACATCAAGGGTTAATATTAGACAGCAATCCTATTTAGAATTACATCCTAATGAAGATAAGTTATATGCGATAACAACTGACTCAAGCCCTAGAAACATGGAAATGTTTAGAATAGTTAATGGTGTGCTTTCCGGAGGATCCACTCGTTCACCATACCATGGAACATACCCTCAAAATGTTAACTATGCTATTTCCCCAGATGGAAAATATATTTTTAATGGGTCTGGTGTTGTGTTTTATGCGTCTGATTCGAATGAAACGAATATGCATTACGTAACAAAGCTTTATCACTCATTTTCAGAAATTACGTTTGGTCTTGAGAATAATCAATTCTTTACAAGTACAAAAAATAGCTTAGATATCTATGATTACACTACTATGCAACGAGTGAAACGTTACGAAATGGATAGTGACATTCACCGAATGTTCTACCGTAATGGACAATTAATTGTGATTTCTAAAGAAACAGTTTTTAACTTACCGAAGTATGCAGTGAGTGTGTATGATGTAGTAGGTAATGAGATTTATTAG
- a CDS encoding S41 family peptidase — MLTKFTRRALLGFLLSISLLFGTTVQAEEPIEELRHYIDNYYIKEVSDSVLKESTPEAILKHLDQHSTYFTPEEFQQFFENLNRTFVGIGVAVEKHEKGILLVSIYKGSPAEKVGLQAGDIITEVDGTSVVGKPVEEGINLIKGKAGTQTTIKVLRQATNSTLQVTITREVITFPTVDFERLSGNIGYIRLYSFNEKSKAEMIDAMNKLGNVNGWIVDFRDNGGGLVTTAQEVGGFFKNVNKAYLLKNRVSLPTVYPTIKPSKVFEGPVHLLVNGYSASASEMVAAAVKEEKAAVLYGQTTYGKGTMQQFFELSDGSAVKLTTSEFFSPKGTKIDSVGVKPDKTTVSGAELLTSHYDMLRANLSKYTKLASLTNVPVDKTFTIEMSHTMKWGQFGKTDVQLFEVGGKEVELTLSASGTNKVMATPKGNLKKGSTYFLVINPKWTGSNGKAMWKGSYLEVTVKK; from the coding sequence TTGCTTACCAAGTTTACTAGAAGAGCATTACTAGGTTTTTTATTAAGTATTTCGCTTTTATTTGGAACGACTGTTCAAGCAGAAGAACCGATAGAAGAGCTTAGGCATTATATTGATAATTATTATATTAAAGAGGTATCTGATTCAGTTTTAAAGGAAAGCACCCCGGAAGCAATTTTAAAGCATTTAGATCAACATTCTACTTATTTTACACCTGAAGAATTTCAACAGTTTTTTGAGAACCTAAATCGGACGTTTGTTGGAATAGGGGTAGCTGTTGAAAAACATGAAAAAGGTATTTTACTAGTTTCCATTTATAAGGGCAGTCCGGCTGAAAAAGTAGGGTTACAAGCAGGTGACATAATAACGGAAGTTGATGGAACATCAGTTGTTGGAAAACCTGTAGAAGAGGGAATTAACCTAATTAAAGGAAAAGCAGGTACACAAACGACAATAAAAGTTCTAAGACAAGCAACTAATAGTACACTTCAAGTAACTATTACACGCGAAGTAATTACCTTTCCTACAGTAGATTTTGAACGCTTGAGTGGGAACATAGGATATATTAGACTCTATAGCTTTAATGAAAAATCTAAAGCTGAAATGATAGATGCTATGAATAAATTAGGTAATGTGAATGGGTGGATTGTTGACTTTCGAGATAATGGTGGAGGTTTAGTCACAACTGCCCAAGAAGTAGGGGGATTTTTTAAAAATGTAAACAAAGCTTATTTATTGAAAAATCGAGTAAGCTTACCAACTGTTTATCCAACTATAAAACCAAGCAAGGTGTTTGAAGGTCCAGTCCATTTATTAGTAAATGGGTATAGTGCTAGTGCATCTGAAATGGTTGCCGCAGCTGTAAAAGAAGAAAAAGCTGCAGTTCTCTATGGGCAAACAACATACGGAAAAGGAACGATGCAGCAATTTTTTGAGCTTTCTGATGGAAGTGCAGTAAAGCTTACAACTTCAGAGTTTTTCTCACCTAAAGGAACAAAAATTGATAGTGTTGGTGTAAAACCAGATAAAACAACAGTATCCGGAGCGGAGTTACTAACCTCACACTACGATATGCTACGTGCAAATCTAAGCAAGTATACAAAATTAGCTTCATTAACAAATGTTCCAGTTGATAAGACATTTACAATAGAGATGTCTCATACAATGAAGTGGGGACAGTTCGGTAAAACAGATGTTCAACTTTTTGAGGTAGGCGGAAAAGAGGTTGAGCTAACGCTTAGTGCTAGTGGAACAAATAAAGTGATGGCAACACCAAAGGGAAATTTGAAAAAGGGCAGCACCTATTTCCTCGTTATCAATCCAAAATGGACAGGTAGTAATGGAAAAGCAATGTGGAAGGGTAGTTATCTAGAAGTTACAGTGAAAAAATGA